In Planococcus sp. MB-3u-03, the DNA window AGTCTGGTCCACTTCGACTACGGTCGCTGACTTTTTAAAACAGCATAGTATTGAGCTAAGCAAACTTGACCGCGTAGAACAGGATATGGACGAACTCGTTCTTCCAAACTCGAAAGTCGAGGTCGTGCGTGTAGAAAAAGTCACCGATGTAGTGGAAGACGCTGTGAAGTATGCAGTGGAAACGAGAAAAGATTCTTCCCTTTTGAAAGGCAGCGAAAAACTTGTCCAAAAAGGGCAGAACGGATTGGTTAAGAAAACTTACGAAGTCGTGAAAGAAAACGGCAAAGAAGTAAAACGTGAATTGAAAAAAGAAAAAGTCGTCAAAGAACCGAAACAGCAGATCTTGGCTGTCGGCACGAAAACAGTCGTAGCGAGCGTTTCGCGCGGCACAGCGAAAAAAGAAACAGTTGCGCCTAAACAGGCATCAGCGAAAAAAGAAGCTGCGCCAGTGAAAAAAGCTTCGGCACCGGCGAAGAAAGCTGCAGCTCCAAAAGCGGTAGCGAAAGCTCCTGAAAAGGCTCCTGAAAAAGCGAAAGCTGCACCACAGCCAGCGAAAAAAGAAGCCGCTTCTGAACCTGCAGGCGGCAAGGAATTCTATGTCTCTGCAACAGCTTACACGGCTAGCTGCACAGGCTGCTCCGGCATCACGGCAACGGGCATCAACTTGAAAGCGAACCCGGGCCTTAAAGTGATCGCAGTTGACCCAAGCGTCATTCCACTCGGTTCAAAAGTCTGGGTAGAAGGCTACGGCAATGCGATCGCAGGCGATACAGGCGGAGCGATCAAAGGCAACAAGATCGATTTGTTCATGCCGAACCGTTCCGATGCCATCGCATTCGGGCGCAAGCAAGTGAAAGTTAAAATCCTCAACTAATCGAATACAGTATTATATAGAAGGAAAAGCTTTCCCGGAATGTCGGGAAAGCTTTTTACATGTTTGCCGGAAGCGCGGTAAAATGGATGAGATCTGCAGAAACGAGGGATAGACTATGAAGATACAAGAAGTGATTGTAGTCGAAGGAAAAGATGATACAGTGGCGATTAAGCGGGCTGTGGGCGCCGATACGATCGAAACGAACGGTTCCGCCATCTCAAACGAGACTTTGCGACGGATTATGCATGCCCAGGAGAAGCGGGGCGTCATCGTTTTCACCGATCCCGATTATCCGGGCAGGCGGATTCGTGCTATTATTGAAGAACACGTGCCGCATGCCAAGCACGCCTTTTTGGCGAAAGAAAAGACCATCGCCAAAAATGGCAAAGGGCTTGGCATTGAACATGCCAGTGATGAAGACATCCGTCAAGCGCTCGAAGCGGTCTATACGCCGCTGACGGCAGAGCGGCCGGTGGAGATCACCTTAGAGGATTTGATCGACGCACGGCTCATCGCCCATCCGTCCGCGAAAGCCCGCAGGACCGAGCTTGGGGAAGCGCTCAACATCGGCTATACGAACGGCAAGCAGCTGCACAAGCGCCTGCATGTGTTCGGCATCACCAAACAGCAGTTTATCGACGCAGTGCAAGCGTTAACCCAGGAGGACAGAACATGACCAAAGATATAGCAACACCGATCCGTACGCAAGAGATCATGGCCAAACACGGCCTAACGTTCAAGAAAAGCCTCGGCCAGAACTTTTTGATCGACCCGAATATTTTACGCAAAATCGTCTCGCAGGCGGGCCTCACAAAAGACTCG includes these proteins:
- a CDS encoding G5 and 3D domain-containing protein, giving the protein MTKEANNTNDNKSFKGKSVAISIATVLLFAAVLAFAIFEGTKNTVTITANGETEEIRTHAETVGDVLDEQAIEVGKDDFLSQSADTKIEGDTAIEWDEAEQYAVTVDGETRSAWTTENTVSAILEKAEIEVTKHDKVSPALDETVDEDTMIDVEKAYEVTIVDGGKDKKVWSTSTTVADFLKQHSIELSKLDRVEQDMDELVLPNSKVEVVRVEKVTDVVEDAVKYAVETRKDSSLLKGSEKLVQKGQNGLVKKTYEVVKENGKEVKRELKKEKVVKEPKQQILAVGTKTVVASVSRGTAKKETVAPKQASAKKEAAPVKKASAPAKKAAAPKAVAKAPEKAPEKAKAAPQPAKKEAASEPAGGKEFYVSATAYTASCTGCSGITATGINLKANPGLKVIAVDPSVIPLGSKVWVEGYGNAIAGDTGGAIKGNKIDLFMPNRSDAIAFGRKQVKVKILN
- the rnmV gene encoding ribonuclease M5, translated to MKIQEVIVVEGKDDTVAIKRAVGADTIETNGSAISNETLRRIMHAQEKRGVIVFTDPDYPGRRIRAIIEEHVPHAKHAFLAKEKTIAKNGKGLGIEHASDEDIRQALEAVYTPLTAERPVEITLEDLIDARLIAHPSAKARRTELGEALNIGYTNGKQLHKRLHVFGITKQQFIDAVQALTQEDRT